In Macadamia integrifolia cultivar HAES 741 chromosome 13, SCU_Mint_v3, whole genome shotgun sequence, one DNA window encodes the following:
- the LOC122058822 gene encoding calcyclin-binding protein-like, with protein sequence MADEVALDLEELRQLQSIAKRPRILSLLSSEIGNLEKSSKDASSGTTSKSSTPIPVPAKVPATPAINYVTLGSFSWDQDGDKVKIYVSLEGVDEEKVESSFKPTSFDIKFHDVQGKNYRYAVPKLNKEIVPEKSKMVVKPNRVIITLIKASKGNWLDLHHKEDKLKPNMEKDRDPMAGIMDLMKNMYEEGDEDMKRTIAKAWTDARSGKTADPMKGFR encoded by the exons ATGGCGGACGAAGTGGCGCTAGATTTAGAGGAACTTCGCCAGCTTCAAAGCATTGCCAAGAGGCCTAggattctttcccttctttcctccGAGATTGGCAACTTGGAGAAG TCGTCAAAAGATGCATCTTCCGGAACTACTTCAAAGTCTTCAACTCCAATTCCAGTTCCAGCCAAGGTGCCTGCAACCCCTGCAATTAACTATGTTACTCTTGGATCATTCAGCTGGGATCAAGACGGAGACAAAGTGAAG ATTTATGTGTCATTGGAAGGAGTGGATGAAGAGAAAGTGGAGAGTTCATTTAAGCCAACCTCTTTTGATATAAAATTCCATGACGTCCAAGGGAAGAACTACCGATATGCCGTACCAAAACTGAACAAGGAAATAGTTCCAGAAAAGTCAAAGATGGTCGTCAAGCCAAACAGGGTTATAATCACGTTGATTAAAGCTTCGAAGGGAAACTGGCTGGATTTGCACCACAAGGAAGATAAG CTGAAGCCGAATATGGAAAAAGATCGTGATCCTATGGCAGGAATAATGGATTTGATGAAG AACATGTATGAGGAAGGGGATGAAGATATGAAGAGGACCATTGCAAAAGCTTGGACAGATGCAAGATCTGGGAAAACAGCTGATCCTATGAAAGGTTTTCGATGA